The Balaenoptera acutorostrata chromosome 2, mBalAcu1.1, whole genome shotgun sequence genomic sequence atagaactaccatatgacccagcaatcccactactaggcatataccctgagaaaaccataggtcaaaaagagtcatgtaccaaaatgttcattgcagctctatttacaatagccaggacatggaagcaatctaaagtTTTTGGTTACGTTCAAGTCTCCTTATCAGGACAGCTATACCCCAAAGCaagatttttatttgaataaaaaggGGCCCATAAGTTGAAATAAATaacagtataaaatatatatttacaaacatTTATGATTACtatcataaatattaatttatattacatGTAGGCATAATAGAAGATGATAAAAAGATAACTGTAATGAAGACgaggaaaaatacaaaaccaaatCAGGGATTCAGGTCTCTTTGTCAACACAACACACAGATGCCCCAAATGCTATATGCAATTAGCTGTAAACATCTCATAACAAACCAAACACCCAGGGGGCTCCCCCTGCCCAGGGTGCATTACCGGATGTGGTACGCCCTGAAGCACTTGGCATGGACGCCCTTCTGGCACTTCTCGCAGCGGGTGTTGGTCTGTGAGTGGCACAGGGCACACCGGGTCCTCTTGTCCTGGTGGATGATCCAGTGCCCAATCATGTCAAAGCGGCTCTCGGTTTCCAGCCGCCTGCTTCGCCTCCCTTGGGATGACGTATCCGCGTTGCTCTCTAGGTACACGCAGGCCACATACCTCCGGAAGGCCAGAAGGTCCACCTGGGCATCATGGCAGCATATCCTGTGCAGCTGCCATGCATTGTTAAGAGCAGCGTCAATAACATAGCCAATGAAACTCGAGTACCACTTCATACCCCGGATCTTCACCTTGTACTTGGCGATGTTCTGGTCCATGCGGCCGACACCCCCGACCTTCTCCTGGTACAGCCTCAGCAGTGATGGCTGATGAACCTGGGCCTGTGTCTTGGCTGCTCCTGAGTGATGGTTGGTCAGCCCTGCTGGCTCTATGCCCACAGCGTTGGAGCAGATGTTGACCACACTGCTATCATGCCAGCGGCACACGATGATCTCCTCACTCTCATCAACTTTGTAATCAAACGAACCCCTCTTCATTCTCTTCAGTTCTTTGGGATCTTTAAGGGGACATCGTTCAGTTCTGTACTCACGAACAGTTCCTGTGGCCTTCACTCCTTTCTTCCTTAAAATGGACATCAATTTGACACTTGTAAAAACCTTGTCAAAAAATATGTGGTATGGCAGACACCCACGTGTCTGAAGTGCATCCACAAATTTCACCACCATACTGCCTCCTAGGTCCAGGCCCCTGTCTGGCTTAGTGAACAGTGTGCCCTGTGAGGGCTCGAACCACACCAAATAGCCCCTGCTGGTCGTCCCACACCAGATCTTGTAGCCCAGCCGCACAGGTTTCCCCGCAGGCAGATGCTTGGACCCCCGGTGTCCAAAGTACTCACACATAGACTCGCCAAAGCTGTAGAACTCTTCCAAGGGTGCATGCTTCTGGAAATTGTAGTTCATGCGGACAATGAGAGGCCTCACCTTGGCAAACCTATCACTTTCATCAAGCTCACTGTTATCTGCAAAATGCAGGTATGAGAAGATCAGTTCAAACCTGTCCCTTCTAATTGCATCAGCCACAAGATGATGATGTGAATCAGGGGATGTTTCCCAAAACATCCTTCTCCTTGGATAGGAGATATACCCACTTAAAATCAAAATGCCCAAAACACACTTCAATTCCTGGGCTGTGAGACCCAGGTTGACATTCTTCTGCCAAGCATAACGATTGGTTTCattaacaataaaattaattGTTCCTTCATCAAAAAACAATTCAAAGAGGCCTACAGGACTCAGTTCCTGGCTTTTGAGATCCTCCATATGAGGATCTGACGCTGTCCAACTGGTGAAGTCCGGGCGGATATCTCTTTTGGTCCAGACACGTGGAGGTTCCACTACTGCCTTTTGCTTCTTCATGGCTGGCTGCAGCTGCAGCTCATCCTCATCCTCCCCGGAGCCAGAGTCCTCAGGCACAACAAAGGCATGCAGCACATTGCCGGGCAGGTGGGTTCCTTGCCGGCCATCTTCATCACCCGAGTCCTCATCAGTGAAGTCCCCTGAAGCATTGTTGGGCGGTGCAATGAAGATCTCCTCCCTACTCTGGCCAGATTCCTCCTCCTCCAGAGCATTCAGAACCTCAAGCAACTTCATGGACTTCAGCTTTGAGCCGGTTCTTCTCCCGGTAGTGAGGCTGCTGCGATGACAGGAAACAGAATGAAGAGAGGCCATGCAGGAAAGCCAGTGCTTCAGCAGAAAACTCCACTAAAGCACTGCCCAAGAGGAGGGCACTCCCACTGCAACAGCATCCTGGGCCTAACACCATAAGGCATAGTGCCAGAAAAGTGAATTTTCCAGGCAAACACAAATTACTCATCTAAGTGCAGAAG encodes the following:
- the PGBD2 gene encoding piggyBac transposable element-derived protein 2 isoform X1 is translated as MASSSSSLTTGRRTGSKLKSMKLLEVLNALEEEESGQSREEIFIAPPNNASGDFTDEDSGDEDGRQGTHLPGNVLHAFVVPEDSGSGEDEDELQLQPAMKKQKAVVEPPRVWTKRDIRPDFTSWTASDPHMEDLKSQELSPVGLFELFFDEGTINFIVNETNRYAWQKNVNLGLTAQELKCVLGILILSGYISYPRRRMFWETSPDSHHHLVADAIRRDRFELIFSYLHFADNSELDESDRFAKVRPLIVRMNYNFQKHAPLEEFYSFGESMCEYFGHRGSKHLPAGKPVRLGYKIWCGTTSRGYLVWFEPSQGTLFTKPDRGLDLGGSMVVKFVDALQTRGCLPYHIFFDKVFTSVKLMSILRKKGVKATGTVREYRTERCPLKDPKELKRMKRGSFDYKVDESEEIIVCRWHDSSVVNICSNAVGIEPAGLTNHHSGAAKTQAQVHQPSLLRLYQEKVGGVGRMDQNIAKYKVKIRGMKWYSSFIGYVIDAALNNAWQLHRICCHDAQVDLLAFRRYVACVYLESNADTSSQGRRSRRLETESRFDMIGHWIIHQDKRTRCALCHSQTNTRCEKCQKGVHAKCFRAYHIR
- the PGBD2 gene encoding piggyBac transposable element-derived protein 2 isoform X2, which encodes MASSSSLTTGRRTGSKLKSMKLLEVLNALEEEESGQSREEIFIAPPNNASGDFTDEDSGDEDGRQGTHLPGNVLHAFVVPEDSGSGEDEDELQLQPAMKKQKAVVEPPRVWTKRDIRPDFTSWTASDPHMEDLKSQELSPVGLFELFFDEGTINFIVNETNRYAWQKNVNLGLTAQELKCVLGILILSGYISYPRRRMFWETSPDSHHHLVADAIRRDRFELIFSYLHFADNSELDESDRFAKVRPLIVRMNYNFQKHAPLEEFYSFGESMCEYFGHRGSKHLPAGKPVRLGYKIWCGTTSRGYLVWFEPSQGTLFTKPDRGLDLGGSMVVKFVDALQTRGCLPYHIFFDKVFTSVKLMSILRKKGVKATGTVREYRTERCPLKDPKELKRMKRGSFDYKVDESEEIIVCRWHDSSVVNICSNAVGIEPAGLTNHHSGAAKTQAQVHQPSLLRLYQEKVGGVGRMDQNIAKYKVKIRGMKWYSSFIGYVIDAALNNAWQLHRICCHDAQVDLLAFRRYVACVYLESNADTSSQGRRSRRLETESRFDMIGHWIIHQDKRTRCALCHSQTNTRCEKCQKGVHAKCFRAYHIR